A single Phoenix dactylifera cultivar Barhee BC4 chromosome 1, palm_55x_up_171113_PBpolish2nd_filt_p, whole genome shotgun sequence DNA region contains:
- the LOC103721014 gene encoding receptor-like protein kinase ANXUR1, with translation MHKPFFFHGLLNEAFLAIQYKPKPSVFHSPPLKSLNDQSTANKKKNNQPKKKKKKALPSPPFSPNPWLSPIPIPKKEPSPAYRKTLTPHRFLVFLYAMKSMHISLLALSSFSLLLSVLSAPLPDTYTPTDSILLNCGSSADGTDADNRKWAADNGSKLRPSGNSAAAQAAFQDPSLLSPVPYMTARIFTSESTYKFAVSDKDRHWIRLHFYPSTYNNLNPEDAYFSVTVSGGITLLRNFSAHVTAQALTQAYIVKEFSIPPSSDGALSLTFAPSDKHQNSYAFVNGIEIISMPDIYSEPADLVGFSDSTVDVGRSALEVMYRLNVGGQYIPASNDSGLSRTWYDDSPYIYGAGFGITFAAEKDLQIKYPSDDSKYIAPLDVYRTARSMGADNAINLNYNLSWVFQVDGNFTYAVRLHFCELQLDKPNQRVFDIFVDNQTATAAADVLAWTSEKGVPVYKDYAVAVAGGPGDKQLWVALHPSVASKPEYYDSILNGLEIFKLSNAGNLAGPNPEPSPMSRAKGEQDREFGKDSSTRTKMIGGAAGSAAAIGVLAAICFAMYQRKKRIDGGGSTGGSGWLPLYGNSHTSTISGKSYASSHLSTMAAGLCRHFSFAEIKQATKNFEESLVIGVGGFGKVYKGVIDGGLKVAVKRSNPSSEQGVHEFQTEIEMLSKLRHKHLVSLIGYCEDDGEMILVYDYMAHGTLREHLYKSGKPPLSWRQRLEICIGSARGLHYLHTGAKYPIIHRDVKTTNILLDEKWVAKVSDFGLSKTGPTMSQTHVSTVVKGSFGYLDPEYFRRQQLTDKSDVYSFGVVLFEVLCARPALNPSLPREQVSLADWALHCKKKGFLEDIIDPVLEGKIDPECLKKFADTAEKCLSDQGVDRPTMGDVLWNLEFALQLQEHYEGGKPMPTGIGADCNSVTSSSSFNGGSHTESLGGRSGASDESDGLNDSVVFSQLINPTGR, from the exons ATGCACAAACCGTTTTTTTTCCACGGtctcttgaatgaagcatttCTCGCCATTCAATACAAACCGAAGCCATCCGTTTTTCACTCTCCTCCCCTCAAATCTCTCAACGATCAAAGCActgcaaacaaaaagaaaaataaccaaccaaaaaaaaaaaaaaaaaaagctctcccctctcctccatTCTCACCCAATCCATGGCTTAGTCCAATCCCAATTCCCAAAAAAGAGCCCTCGCCGGCGTACAGGAAAACTTTGACCCCCCATCGTTTCCTTGTTTTCCTGTACGCCATGAAATCCATGCACATTTCCTTGCTcgctctctcctccttctccctcctcctctctgttCTTTCCGCCCCGCTTCCGGACACCTACACTCCCACCGACTCCATCCTCCTGAACTGCGGCTCGTCCGCCGACGGCACCGACGCCGACAACCGGAAATGGGCCGCCGACAACGGCTCCAAACTCCGCCCCTCCGGCAATTCCGCCGCGGCGCAGGCCGCATTCCAGGATCCGTCCCTCCTGTCCCCGGTCCCTTACATGACCGCCCGGATCTTCACATCGGAGTCCACGTATAAGTTCGCCGTCTCCGACAAGGACCGCCATTGGATTCGCCTCCATTTCTATCCATCCACCTACAACAACCTCAACCCGGAGGATGCCTACTTCTCCGTCACCGTCTCCGGTGGGATCACTCTCCTCCGCAACTTCAGCGCGCACGTCACCGCTCAGGCACTGACGCAAGCCTACATTGTCAAAGAATTCTCGATCCCGCCTTCCTCCGATGGAGCTCTCAGCCTCACCTTCGCACCCTCCGACAAGCACCAGAACTCATACGCCTTCGTCAACGGAATCGAGATCATTTCGATGCCCGACATCTATTCCGAGCCTGCCGACTTGGTCGGCTTTTCCGATTCGACCGTGGATGTCGGCAGATCCGCGCTCGAAGTGATGTACAGATTGAATGTCGGTGGGCAGTACATTCCGGCGAGCAATGATTCCGGGCTTAGCCGGACTTGGTACGACGACTCGCCGTACATATACGGTGCGGGTTTCGGCATCACCTTCGCCGCTGAAAAGGATCTCCAGATCAAGTACCCGTCGGATGATTCGAAGTACATCGCTCCCCTCGATGTCTACCGGACGGCGAGGTCGATGGGGGCCGATAACGCCATCAACCTGAACTACAATCTCTCATGGGTCTTCCAAGTGGATGGGAACTTCACCTATGCCGTCAGGCTGCATTTCTGCGAGCTTCAATTGGACAAGCCCAATCAGAGGGTGTTTGATATATTTGTCGACAACCAGACGGCGACTGCCGCCGCCGACGTTCTCGCATGGACGTCGGAGAAGGGCGTGCCGGTTTACAAGGACTACGCTGTGGCCGTCGCCGGCGGACCTGGGGACAAGCAGCTGTGGGTGGCACTGCATCCCTCGGTGGCGTCCAAGCCTGAGTACTACGACTCCATCTTGAACGGCTTGGAGATTTTCAAATTGAGCAACGCAGGAAACCTGGCGGggccgaatccggagccgtctcCGATGTCCAGGGCGAAAGGGGAGCAAGATCGTGAGTTCGGGAAGGACTCATCGACCAGGACCAAGATGATCGGCGGGGCGGCCGGCAGCGCTGCGGCGATCGGGGTGCTCGCCGCCATCTGCTTCGCCATGTATCAGCGCAAGAAGAGGATCGACGGGGGCGGCTCTACGGGCGGCTCAGGTTGGTTGCCACTCTACGGAAACTCTCACACATCGACGATCTCCGGAAAGAGCTATGCCTCGAGCCATCTGTCGACGATGGCGGCAGGCCTATGCCGGCATTTCTCATTCGCCGAGATCAAGCAAGCCACCAAGAACTTCGAGGAGTCGCTGGTCATCGGCGTCGGAGGGTTCGGGAAGGTCTACAAGGGAGTCATCGACGGGGGGCTGAAAGTGGCGGTCAAAAGATCGAACCCGTCGTCCGAGCAAGGCGTTCACGAGTTCCAGACCGAGATCGAGATGCTTTCGAAGCTCAG gCACAAGCATCTGGTCTCGCTCATTGGGTACTGCGAGGACGACGGCGAGATGATCCTGGTCTACGACTACATGGCTCATGGAACGCTAAGGGAGCACCTGTACAAGAGCGGCAAGCCTCCGCTCTCATGGCGGCAGAGGCTGGAGATTTGTATAGGATCTGCGAGGGGGCTGCACTACTTGCACACGGGAGCTAAGTATCCAATTATCCACAGGGATGTGAAGACGACCAACATTCTTTTAGACGAGAAGTGGGTCGCCAAGGTCTCGGATTTCGGGCTGTCGAAGACCGGGCCGACGATGAGTCAGACTCATGTCAGCACAGTGGTGAAAGGTAGCTTCGGGTACTTGGATCCTGAGTACTTCAGAAGGCAGCAGCTGACGGATAAGTCTGATGTCTACTCCTTTGGAGTGGTTCTCTTTGAGGTCTTATGTGCGAGGCCAGCACTGAATCCAAGCCTTCCAAGGGAGCAGGTGAGTCTCGCTGACTGGGCTTTGCACTGCAAGAAGAAGGGATTTCTCGAGGATATTATTGATCCAGTTCTTGAAGGAAAGATAGATCCAGAATGCTTGAAGAAGTTTGCAGATACAGCAGAGAAGTGCCTCTCTGATCAAGGTGTTGATAGGCCTACTATGGGGGATGTGTTGTGGAATCTAGAGTTTGCTCTTCAGTTACAAGAACATTATGAAGGAGGGAAACCGATGCCGACCGGAATCGGTGCAGACTGTAATTCAGTTaccagcagcagcagcttcAATGGCGGCAGCCATACTGAAAGCCTTGGTGGAAGGAGCGGAGCGAGCGATGAATCTGATGGCCTAAATGACAGTGTAGTGTTCTCTCAGCTCATCAATCCAACAGGGCGGTAA
- the LOC103721015 gene encoding solute carrier family 40 member 2, chloroplastic — MGLVILSSSCSTSALPPRSPRPSFLSSGAQPRRRLMSLRRLRPRPPGCSICRLGNFISKCSITNVDIDFENAATEDEVSEDLRCLPSLPSGCTIPYIHVAPDILDSKPLLATEETHVKSHFKTLPVLSEREQETLAATPAHPAALYALYASCLVGNLVEQLWNFAWPASVAILHPSLLPVAVVGFFTKLSIFIGAPMVGKLMDHFPRVPAYLSLNFFQTAAQLLSAAMIIYALTTTRRITTSAVLLQPWFIVLVVAGAVERLAGLALGVSMERDWVVLLAGTNRPVALAQANAMLCRIDLLSEIAGASLFGILLSKHNPVSCLKIACCLMICSLPVLVILGQLVNRFSGDVLNCSRYPSDKSDRARPPPDAGKIVKNGMDAIRQGWKEYKHQPVLPASIAYVLLYFNIALAPGAIMTALLTHHGINPSIIGGFSGLCSIMGFAATCISATLVKKLGILKAGAAGLIFQALLLTAAVVMYWTGSISQQTPLFIFLSLIVLSRLGHMSYDVVGTQILQTGIPAAKANLIGTTEVSIASLAEFVMLGVAIIANDVSHFGFLAMLSVSSVAGAAWMFCQWVANPTDEHRKLFTFDPQT, encoded by the exons ATGGGGTTGGTTATCCTGTCCTCCTCATGCTCTACTTCTGCTCTGCCGCCGCGTTCGCCGcgcccctccttcctctcttctggAGCTCAGCCTCGCCGCCGGCTTATGTCCCTCCGACGGCTGAGGCCGAGGCCCCCCGGGTGCTCGATTTGCAG GTTGGGCAACTTCATTTCAAAGTGCTCTATCACGAATGTTGACATCGATTTTGAAAATGCGGCAACTGAGGATGAGGTCTCAGAAGACCTTCGATGCCTTCCATCCCTTCCATCAGGTTGCACCATTCCATATATACATGTCGCACCAGATATTCTTGATTCCAAGCCCTTATTAGCAACGGAAGAGACCCATGTAAAATCCCATTTTAAAACATTGCCG GTTTTGTCTGAAAGGGAACAGGAAACACTAGCAGCCACTCCAGCTCACCCTGCAGCTTTATATG CTTTGTATGCTAGCTGCTTGGTTGGAAATTTGGTGGAACAACTGTGGAACTTTGCTTGGCCTGCTTCTGTTGCAATTCTTCATCCAAGTTTGTTGCCTGTGGCTGTTGTGGGTTTCTTCACAAAG CTTTCAATCTTCATCGGggctccaatggttggcaaacTTATGGATCATTTTCCTAGAGTTCCAGCATATCTCAGTTTAAATTTTTTCCAG ACAGCTGCTCAGTTATTGTCAGCTGCAATGATCATATATGCTCTCACCACCACACGCCGCATTACTACGTCTGCTGTGCTTCTCCAACCTTGGTTTATTGTACTGGTAGTAGCTGGGGCAGTAGAAAGGCTTGCAGGATTGGCATTAGGGGTTTCCATGGAGCGTGATTGGGTTGTGCTG TTAGCAGGCACAAACAGGCCAGTTGCGCTAGCCCAAGCAAATGCCATGCTTTGTCGGATCGATCTTCTTTCTGAG ATAGCTGGTGCTTCGCTTTTTGGCATTTTATTGTCCAAGCACAATCCTGTGAGCTGCTTAAAGATTGCTTGTTGTTTAATGATATGCTCGCTGCCTGTTCTG GTTATACTGGGGCAATTAGTCAATAGGTTTTCTGGTGATGTTCTTAATTGCTCTAGATATCCTAGTGATAAGTCTGACAGAGCTAGACCTCCGCCTGATGCTGGGAAGATAG TGAAAAATGGAATGGATGCCATCAGACAAGGCTGGAAGGAATATAAGCATCAGCCTGTTCTTCCCGCAAGTATTGCATATGTGCTTCTTTATTTCAATATAGCTCTTGCACCGGGTGCTATTATGACAGCACTCCTAACGCATCATG GGATAAACCCATCTATTATTGGTGGATTTAGTGGATTATGTTCCATCATGGGCTTTGCCGCAACATGCATATCTGCTACTCTAGTGAAAAAGCTTGGCATTTTGAAG GCTGGAGCAGCTGGATTAATTTTTCAAGCCTTACTTCTAACAGCAGCTGTTGTTATGTATTGGACTGGTTCTATCTCCCAGCAAACTCCACTATTTATCTTCCTCTCTCTAATT GTATTATCAAGGCTGGGACATATGTCATATGATGTTGTAGGGACACAAATTCTTCAAACTGGGATTCCTGCTGCCAAAGCAAATTTGATAGGGACTACGGAAGTTTCAATTGCAAGCCTAGCCGAGTTTGTAATGTTAGGTGTTGCTATAATCGCAAATGATGTTTCCCATTTTGGTTTTCTGGCCATGCTTTCTGTTTCCTCGGTAGCTGGGGCTGCATGGATGTTCTGTCAATGGGTAGCTAATCCAACAGACGAGCATAGGAAACTCTTCACCTTTGATCCTCAGACATAA